One Aphidius gifuensis isolate YNYX2018 linkage group LG3, ASM1490517v1, whole genome shotgun sequence DNA window includes the following coding sequences:
- the LOC122852655 gene encoding zinc finger protein ztf-16-like, producing MPDVEVDGGSGDNEVDSNSSAKIEPGESSNNKEDETHDPDNDTGLNTNYDSGDGASSVFRCDKCDNYETMNKTAFCTHQEKCTSNIEGRESTEGMENNDNYNDADDSQSGHRSHRKMFECDVCNMKFSNGANMRRHKMRHTGVKPYECRVCQKRFFRKDHLAEHFTTHSKTLPYHCPICNRGFQRQIAMRAHFQNEHVGQHDMVKSCPLCNYRAATMKCLRLHFFNRHGIDLDNPGPNSSTSLINSCTSGEAMPSATLSDSGDSTGNRSADNATPPMHFLTPHVEISIPYTEHNDGQRNSSPVQLNGDDPNSPQSTDSNSNAPSSSHHQLPINSTTIHRIGGNEDSITPSISLIPIKQEPNSNGHEDNSATSSNHLLPSLIKVSPLKSLLRDDLRRKLTNTSNNNNNSNSNNCNNNTNGIVTGNLRGEPATSTRPDPRTSGLQCTYCRITFPDQTLYFLHKGCHSDSNPWKCNICGEQCCNLYQFNSHLLSKSHQ from the exons ATGCCTGATGTTGAAGTTGATGGTGGAAGTGGGGATAACGAGGTCGACTCAAATTCCTCAGCAAAAATTGAACCTGgtgaatcatcaaataataaagagGACGAAACACATGATCCTGATAACGATACTGGACTTAATACAAATTATGACAGTGGTGATGGAGCTAGTTCTGTATtcag ATGTGATAAATGTGATAATTATgaaacaatgaataaaacagCATTTTGTACACATCAAGAAAAATGTACATCAAATATTGAAGGTCGTGAAAGTACTGAAGGTATGGAAAATAacgataattataatgatgctgatgataGTCAATCTGGACATCGTTCACATAGAAAAATGTTTGAATGTGATGTTTgtaatatgaaattttcaaatggTGCAAATATGCGACGTCACAAg ATGCGACATACTGGTGTTAAGCCATATGAATGTCGAGTATGtcaaaaaagattttttcgTAAAGATCATCTTGCTGAACATTTTACAACTCATTCAAAAACATTGCCATATCATTGTCCAATTTGTAATCGAGGTTTTCAAAGACAAATTGCAATGAGGGCACACTTTCAAAATGAACATGTTGGTCAACATGATATGGTTAAATCATGTCCACTATGTAACTATCGTGCAGCAACAATGAAATGTTTAcgattacatttttttaatag acaTGGAATAGATCTTGATAATCCAGGACCAAATAGTTCAACATCATTGATAAATAGTTGTACATCAGGTGAAGCAATGCCATCAGCAACATTATCAGACAGTGGTGATAGTACTGGTAATCGTTCAGCTGATAATGCAACACCACCAATGCATTTTTTAACACCACATGTTGAAATATCAATACCATATACTGAACATAATGATGGACAACGTAATTCAAGTCCAGTACAATTAAATGGTGATGATCCAAATTCACCACAAAGTACTGATAGCAATAGTAATGCACCAAGTAGTAGTCATCATCAATTGCCAATAAACAGTACAACAATTCATcg tattGGTGGCAATGAGGATTCAATAACACcatcaatatcattaataCCAATAAAACAAGAACCAAATAGTAATGGTCATGAAGATAATTCAGCAACATCAAGCAATCATTTGTTACCATCATTAATTAAGGTATCACCATTAAAATCTTTACTTCGTGATGATTTACGacgtaaattaacaaacactagtaataataataataatagtaatagtaataattgtaataataatacaaatggtATTGTAACGGGTAATTTACGTGGTGAACCAGCAACATCAACGAGGCCGGATCCTCGTACAAGTGGTTTACAATGTACATATTGCAGAATAACATTTCCCGATCagacattgtattttttacacAAGGGTTGTCACAGTGATAGTAATCCTTGGAAATGTAATATTTGTGGTGAACAATGCTGTAATTTGTATCAATTTAATTCGCATTTATTGAGCAAAAGTCATcagtga
- the LOC122852659 gene encoding testis-specific serine/threonine-protein kinase 1-like: MSQLEINQSPSEEKVFQARGYKVLEKLGEGSFAKVYLAKYRPDNDSEREVKLACKIVDTTKAPKDFVKKFLPRELNILEQLKHPYLIHVHSIFKRRARYFIFMRFAEKGNLLDYNLKHGPISETQSRIWFRQLALGLQYLHELDIAHRDIKCENVLITEHLNVIITDFGFSRYVVDARGKKILSDTFCGSLMYAAPEILRGSPYNPKLSDTWSLGVILYIMLNKAMPFDETNLKKLYELQTNCRWKFRRKIIDTLSEQVKKVVTNMLLPDCNKRWKIDQIVRCNWIAMDPRLVIMTHVEQAALNHAINEREKKKDHTNNKKSVFHHDAAAEHPAISGFVEAQEVTIIKNPSIRRDTAELISDYSKNITSTIPDIPNYI; the protein is encoded by the exons ATGTCGCAGCTAGAAATCAATCAAAGCCCATCAGAAGAAAAAGTATTTCAAGCACGTGGTTATAAAGTATTAGAAAAACTTGGTGAAGGATCATTTGCCAAG GTTTATTTAGCTAAATACAGACCAGATAATGATTCTGAACGTGAGGTAAAACTTGCATgtaaaattgttgatacaACAAAAGCCCCAAAagattttgttaaaaaatttttaccaagagaattaaatattttggaacaattaaaacatccatatttaattcatgtacacagtatatttaaaagacgtgcaagatattttattttcatgagaTTTGCTGAAAAGGGAAATCTtcttgattataatttaaaacatggTCCAATAAGTGAGACACAATCGAGAATTTGGTTTCGTCAATTAGCTCtag gtTTACAGTATCTTCATGAACTTGATATTGCTCATCGTGATATTAAATGTGAAAATGTATTGATAACTGAACATTTAAATGTCATAATAACAGACTTTGGATTTTCACGTTATGTTGTTGATGCaagaggtaaaaaaatattgagtgaTACATTTTGTGGATCATTGATGTATGCAGCACCAGAAATACTTCGTGGTTCACCATATAATCCAAAATTATCAGACACTTGGTCACTTGGTGTTATACTTTATATAATGCTAAATAAAGCAATGCCATTTGatgaaacaaatttaaaaaaactatatgaaTTACAAACTAATTGTCGATGGaaatttagaagaaaaattattgatacatTAAGTGAACAAGTTAAAAAAGTTGTTACAAATATGTTACTTCCTGATTGTAATAAAAGATGGAAAATTGATCAAATTGTTCGGTGTAATTGGATTGCTATGGATCCAAGGCTTGTTATTATGACACATGTTGAACAAGCTGCACTTAATCATGCTATTAAtgaacgtgaaaaaaaaaaggatcatacaaataataaaaaatca GTTTTTCATCATGATGCAGCTGCTGAACATCCAGCTATCAGTGGATTTGTTGAAGCTCAAGAAGtaacaattatcaaaaatccAAGTATCAgg cgTGATACAGCTGAACTCATTTctgattattcaaaaaatataacatcaaCAATTCCTGACATaccaaattatatataa
- the LOC122851024 gene encoding uncharacterized protein LOC122851024 has translation MMMIENTDELPGHLIISNVEKIIRNRWQTIKNTTRYGWLTSYYQCSQINLINAESLVNLAIKVGNDNCNIVVKQIKQITSDVHPNKIPIIAEALLSEMYTMILIEQRSKKSTWTSEKIQAKEPSVFTISSSIF, from the exons atgatgatgattgaaAATACAGACGAGTTACCAGGTCATCTTATAATCAGTAat GTTGAAAAGATTATCAGAAATCGATGgcaaacaataaaaaacacaacaaGATATGGCTGGTTAACATCGTACTATCAGTgttcacaaataaatttaataaatgcaGAATCACTTGTTAATCTTGCTATTAAAGTTGGTAatgataattgtaatattgtcgttaaacaaattaaacaaataacaagTGATGTACAtccaaataaaataccaattaTCGCTGAGGCATTACTATCAGAAATGTACACAATGATTCTCATTGA acagaggtcaaaaaaatcaacttggACAAGTGAAAAAATTCAAGCCAAAGAACCAAGTGTCTTTACAATTTCAAGCagtatattttga